In one window of Deinococcus sp. HSC-46F16 DNA:
- a CDS encoding peroxidase-related enzyme produces the protein MTTTQPPTDERRLSYLPVPDASGVPEGVSKLWAKAEANMGFVPNVFRAQAVNGEQFLAWWNYFNLLLNKEGYLSNAERELVAVVVSSVNRCLYCAVSHGAALRHFDGDPQKADAVAVNWRHATLTERERVLCEYAEKLTLRPAEVTEADLQPLRGVGLDDHQIMELVQVIAMFNMTNRVSSALGFQPNAEYYAQSR, from the coding sequence ATGACCACAACCCAGCCGCCCACCGACGAGCGCCGTCTCTCCTACCTGCCCGTCCCCGACGCCTCCGGGGTGCCCGAGGGCGTGAGCAAACTGTGGGCCAAGGCTGAGGCGAACATGGGCTTCGTGCCCAACGTGTTCCGCGCCCAGGCGGTCAACGGCGAGCAGTTCCTGGCGTGGTGGAACTACTTCAACCTGCTGCTGAACAAGGAGGGGTACCTGAGCAACGCCGAGCGCGAACTTGTCGCCGTGGTGGTGAGCAGTGTCAACCGCTGCCTGTACTGCGCCGTGTCGCACGGGGCGGCCCTGCGCCACTTTGACGGCGACCCCCAGAAGGCCGACGCGGTGGCGGTGAACTGGCGCCACGCCACCCTGACCGAGCGCGAGCGCGTGCTGTGCGAGTACGCCGAGAAGCTGACCCTGCGCCCCGCCGAGGTGACCGAAGCTGACCTCCAGCCCCTGCGTGGGGTGGGGCTGGACGATCACCAGATCATGGAACTCGTGCAGGTGATCGCCATGTTCAACATGACCAACCGCGTGAGCAGTGCGCTCGGCTTCCAGCCCAACGCCGAGTACTACGCGCAGAGCCGCTGA
- a CDS encoding DUF456 domain-containing protein, protein MSLAFLVFLVAWVVGMVGTFVPALPATLIIFAGTVAATFIDGFQVWPDLPFLLTFAVITFLISMIDNFASAWGARRYGGSKQAGWGALVGGLVGIFIPFGLIVGPLAGALAAELLIVRKPAPDAIRAAWGTLLGLLTGIAAKLVLHLLIGIYELWRLWDPSKSIFG, encoded by the coding sequence ATGAGTCTCGCCTTTCTGGTCTTTCTGGTCGCCTGGGTCGTCGGCATGGTCGGCACCTTCGTGCCCGCGCTGCCCGCCACGCTGATCATCTTCGCGGGCACGGTCGCCGCCACCTTCATCGACGGGTTTCAGGTGTGGCCGGACCTGCCCTTTCTGCTCACCTTCGCGGTCATCACGTTCCTGATTTCCATGATCGACAACTTCGCCTCGGCGTGGGGGGCGCGGCGGTATGGGGGCAGCAAGCAGGCCGGGTGGGGAGCCTTGGTCGGCGGGCTGGTGGGCATCTTCATTCCCTTCGGGCTGATCGTGGGACCGCTCGCCGGGGCGTTGGCGGCGGAACTCCTGATCGTGCGAAAGCCCGCGCCCGACGCCATTCGCGCCGCCTGGGGCACCCTGCTGGGACTACTGACCGGCATCGCCGCCAAGCTGGTGCTGCACCTGCTGATCGGGATTTACGAGCTGTGGCGCCTCTGGGACCCCAGCAAAAGCATCTTCGGCTGA
- a CDS encoding YkvA family protein — protein sequence MNRLRAFARRLKADLLALSLAARDPRTPWLARALALLVLAYALSPIDLIPDFIPVLGQLDDLLLVPAGLWLVLRLVPPAVLEDARAEAARHPARLARSGWGLVPMLGLYALALWGLWHLWVTRSGSGG from the coding sequence CTGAACCGCTTGCGGGCTTTCGCCCGGCGGCTGAAGGCCGACCTGCTGGCCCTCAGCCTCGCCGCCCGTGACCCCCGCACCCCGTGGCTGGCCCGCGCCCTGGCCCTGCTCGTCCTGGCCTATGCGCTCAGCCCCATCGACCTGATTCCGGACTTCATCCCGGTACTGGGGCAGCTCGACGACCTGCTGCTCGTTCCCGCTGGGCTGTGGCTGGTGCTGCGCCTCGTGCCGCCCGCCGTGCTGGAAGACGCCCGTGCCGAGGCCGCCCGTCATCCCGCGCGGCTGGCCCGCTCCGGCTGGGGGCTGGTGCCCATGCTGGGGCTGTACGCCCTCGCGCTGTGGGGGCTGTGGCACCTGTGGGTCACCCGCTCCGGCTCGGGGGGCTAG
- a CDS encoding CPBP family intramembrane glutamic endopeptidase, giving the protein MTAPDRPVSPSIPQAPGIRAVDGNRAALTLLIAQNVLSAVFIGLGMPLGTALLLSFVGNAALALTVFRRPMQALFRDSRWRTPPSWGLSLAAFVLAFLASRAFVLVYVTLVPQSADAIPQFVSQGPDLWVLLLAAGLLIPFAEEVAFRGLMLRGHERAAGFTVAAVTTSLAFGVAHGVPASVVGIIPLAYALARLTQHSGSLWNAVIVHALNNTLAVALGSVLAGRLPDNTEQAGELLKNPALAVPVAIGAALFGVAVLTVLHLWLTPRADPQERQAPGPWLSAAYVGVVLFGVVAAALTLPAVQQTLTDLRGVMR; this is encoded by the coding sequence ATGACCGCCCCGGACCGGCCCGTTTCCCCCAGCATCCCGCAGGCTCCGGGCATCCGCGCCGTGGACGGCAACCGCGCCGCCCTGACCCTCTTGATCGCGCAAAACGTCCTGTCGGCGGTGTTTATCGGTCTGGGGATGCCCTTGGGAACGGCGCTGCTGCTGTCTTTCGTAGGGAACGCGGCCCTGGCCCTGACCGTCTTTCGGCGGCCCATGCAGGCCCTCTTCCGCGACTCGCGCTGGCGTACGCCGCCGTCGTGGGGGCTGTCGCTGGCGGCTTTTGTGCTGGCGTTCCTGGCGTCTCGGGCCTTCGTGCTGGTGTACGTGACCCTTGTGCCGCAGTCGGCCGACGCCATTCCGCAGTTCGTGAGTCAGGGGCCGGACCTGTGGGTGCTGCTGCTCGCCGCCGGGTTGCTGATCCCCTTCGCGGAGGAGGTCGCCTTCCGGGGCCTGATGCTGCGTGGGCACGAACGGGCGGCGGGCTTCACGGTGGCGGCGGTCACGACCTCGCTCGCCTTCGGGGTCGCCCACGGCGTTCCGGCCAGCGTGGTCGGCATCATCCCGCTGGCCTACGCGCTGGCCCGCCTGACCCAGCACAGCGGCAGCCTGTGGAACGCGGTGATTGTCCACGCGCTGAACAACACATTGGCGGTGGCGCTGGGCAGTGTCCTGGCCGGTCGGCTCCCCGACAACACCGAGCAGGCGGGCGAACTGCTGAAAAATCCGGCGCTGGCGGTGCCCGTGGCGATTGGGGCGGCCCTCTTTGGCGTCGCGGTGCTGACGGTGCTGCACCTCTGGCTGACCCCCAGGGCCGATCCCCAGGAGCGGCAGGCGCCCGGCCCGTGGCTCAGCGCGGCGTATGTCGGCGTGGTGCTGTTCGGGGTGGTCGCGGCGGCCCTGACCCTGCCCGCCGTGCAGCAGACCCTGACCGATCTGCGCGGGGTGATGCGGTAG
- a CDS encoding low specificity L-threonine aldolase, with product MTVAPPRVLADLRSDTVTTPTPEMREAMAQAPVGDDVYGEDPTVNALQSELARLAGFEAGLFMPSGTMTNQVAIALHTRRGEEVICAEGSHIYEWELGMMATFSGVVPRFVPAPLGVPDPEAVRLAVRHSVHQSPTGMISLENTHNKAGGTVLPLEVLTAIRGVADEEGLPLHLDGARVFNAAAAQDVPLAEITRHFDTVSICLSKGLGAPVGSVLLGSAAAMKQAHRYRKMMGGGMRQAGVLAAAALVAVREGPARLKEDHRRTRRLAEALLEAGYSVNLAAVQTNIIYVTLPDAAAQVARWAEAGVLASALGPDSVRFVLHHQVGDEALEEAIRVLTA from the coding sequence ATGACCGTCGCCCCTCCCCGCGTCCTGGCCGACCTCCGCTCCGATACCGTCACCACGCCCACCCCCGAGATGCGGGAGGCGATGGCGCAGGCCCCGGTGGGCGACGACGTGTACGGCGAGGACCCCACCGTCAACGCGCTTCAGAGCGAACTCGCCCGCCTCGCCGGATTCGAGGCGGGCCTCTTCATGCCCTCGGGCACGATGACCAATCAGGTCGCCATCGCCCTGCACACCCGCCGGGGCGAGGAAGTGATCTGCGCGGAGGGCTCGCACATCTACGAGTGGGAACTCGGCATGATGGCGACCTTCTCAGGGGTCGTGCCCCGCTTCGTGCCCGCGCCGCTGGGCGTACCCGACCCGGAGGCGGTGCGCCTCGCCGTGCGCCACAGCGTCCACCAGTCACCCACGGGGATGATCAGCCTGGAAAACACCCACAACAAGGCGGGCGGAACGGTGCTGCCGCTGGAGGTGCTGACTGCCATCCGGGGCGTGGCCGACGAGGAGGGGCTGCCCCTGCACCTCGACGGGGCGCGGGTCTTCAACGCGGCGGCGGCGCAAGATGTGCCCCTGGCCGAGATCACCCGCCACTTCGACACGGTGAGCATCTGCCTGAGCAAGGGGTTGGGTGCCCCGGTTGGCAGCGTGCTGCTGGGCAGCGCCGCCGCCATGAAGCAGGCCCACCGCTACCGCAAGATGATGGGCGGCGGCATGCGTCAGGCCGGGGTCCTCGCCGCCGCCGCGCTGGTCGCTGTGCGCGAGGGTCCTGCCCGCCTGAAGGAAGACCACCGCCGTACCCGCCGCCTCGCCGAAGCGCTGCTGGAGGCCGGGTACAGCGTGAATCTGGCCGCCGTGCAGACCAACATCATCTACGTGACCCTGCCCGACGCGGCGGCGCAGGTGGCCCGCTGGGCCGAGGCGGGGGTGCTGGCGAGTGCGCTGGGGCCGGACTCGGTGCGTTTCGTACTGCACCACCAGGTCGGGGACGAGGCGCTAGAGGAAGCGATCCGGGTGCTGACCGCCTGA